One region of Budorcas taxicolor isolate Tak-1 chromosome 3, Takin1.1, whole genome shotgun sequence genomic DNA includes:
- the S1PR1 gene encoding sphingosine 1-phosphate receptor 1, translating into MGSTRIPLVKALHSPVSDYVNYDIIVRHYNYTGKLKISADKDNGIKLISVVFILICCFIILENIFVLLTIWKTKKFHRPMYYFIGNLALSDLLAGVAYTANLLLSGATTYKLTPAQWFLREGSMFVALSASVFSLLAIAIERYITMLKMKLHNGSNRFRSFLLISACWVISLILGGLPIMGWNCISTLPSCSTVLPLYHKHYILFCTTVFTLLLLAIVVLYCRIYSLVRTRSRRLTFRKNVSKASRSSEKSLALLKTVIIVLGVFIACWAPLFILLLLDVGCKVKTCDILFRTEYFLVLAVLNSGTNPIIYTLSNKEMRRAFVRIMSCCKCPSRDSAGKFTRPIIAGMEFSRSKSDNSSHPQKDDGDNPETIMSSGNVNSSS; encoded by the coding sequence ATGGGGTCCACCCGCATCCCGCTGGTCAAGGCCCTCCACAGCCCTGTCTCCGACTATGTCAACTACGACATCATTGTCCGGCATTATAACTACACGGGAAAGCTGAAGATCAGCGCGGACAAGGACAATGGCATTAAACTGATCTCAGTGGTGTTCATTCTTATCTGCTGCTTTATCATCCTAGAGAACATCTTTGTTTTGCTGACCATCTGGAAAACCAAGAAGTTCCACCGACCCATGTACTATTTTATCGGCAACCTGGCCCTCTCAGACCTGTTGGCGGGAGTGGCCTACACAGCCAACCTGCTCTTGTCTGGAGCCACCACCTACAAGCTAACCCCCGCCCAGTGGTTTCTGCGGGAAGGGAGTATGTTTGTGGCCCTCTCGGCCTCCGTGTTCAGCCTCCTGGCCATCGCCATTGAGCGCTACATCActatgctgaagatgaagctccacaATGGGAGCAACCGGTTCCGCTCCTTCCTGCTCATCAGCGCCTGCTGGGTCATCTCCCTCATCCTGGGGGGCCTGCCTATCATGGGCTGGAACTGCATCAGCACGCTGCCCAGCTGCTCCACCGTGCTGCCGCTCTACCACAAGCACTATATCCTCTTCTGCACCACGGTCTTCACCCTGCTCCTGCTCGCCATTGTCGTCCTGTACTGCAGGATCTACTCCCTGGTCAGGACTCGCAGCCGCCGTCTGACCTTCCGCAAGAACGTTTCCAAGGCCAGCCGCAGCTCGGAGAAGTCGCTGGCACTGCTCAAGACTGTGATTATTGTCCTGGGCGTCTTCATCGCCTGCTGGGCGCCACTCTTCATCCTGCTCCTGCTCGACGTGGGCTGCAAGGTGAAGACCTGTGACATCCTGTTCAGAACGGAGTACTTCCTGGTGTTGGCTGTGCTCAACTCCGGCACCAACCCCATCATTTACACTTTGTCCAACAAGGAGATGCGTCGGGCCTTCGTCCGGATTATGTCCTGCTGCAAGTGCCCCAGCAGAGACTCCGCGGGTAAATTCACACGACCCATCATCGCGGGCATGGAATTCAGCCGCAGTAAGTCAGAcaactcctcccacccccagaagGACGATGGGGACAACCCCGAGACCATTATGTCTTCTGGAAACGTCAACTCTTCTTCCTAA